The proteins below are encoded in one region of Tessaracoccus aquimaris:
- a CDS encoding endolytic transglycosylase MltG, which translates to MSPAFIDNDGRLNWRKIGYHARSAFAVLLAIAVLGGGGWFVYSKANDAYVEWRTQDDYIGDGTEAVEVLIPAGGPTPTQIGDLLTEAGVVKSTKTFRKVAIESGRWSELKAGRYKVKKQLPSETALDMILDQKNLVVLDVLFQEGTTLAEQQQIVLKKDKLDVKEDALTAAYDGTKYTNLPDYAGAS; encoded by the coding sequence GTGAGCCCAGCGTTCATTGACAACGACGGACGCCTGAACTGGCGCAAGATCGGGTATCACGCCCGCAGCGCCTTCGCCGTGCTGCTCGCGATCGCGGTCCTCGGTGGCGGCGGCTGGTTCGTCTACAGCAAGGCAAACGACGCCTACGTCGAGTGGCGAACGCAGGACGACTACATCGGCGATGGCACCGAGGCCGTCGAGGTGCTGATCCCCGCAGGCGGCCCGACGCCCACCCAGATCGGCGACCTGCTGACGGAGGCGGGCGTCGTCAAGTCGACCAAGACCTTCCGCAAGGTCGCCATCGAGAGCGGCCGCTGGTCCGAACTCAAGGCAGGCCGCTACAAGGTCAAGAAGCAGCTGCCCTCAGAGACAGCCCTCGACATGATCCTGGACCAGAAGAACCTCGTCGTGCTTGACGTGCTCTTCCAGGAGGGCACCACACTGGCGGAGCAGCAGCAGATCGTCCTCAAGAAGGACAAGTTGGACGTCAAGGAGGACGCCCTCACGGCGGCCTACGACGGCACCAAGTACACGAACCTGCCCGACTATGCGGGGGCAAGCTAG
- the ruvX gene encoding Holliday junction resolvase RuvX — MADAPRLGIDWGKARIGVAAANAGTTFAYPVETVQAGPDEARRLVALVEEYRAEVVYIGLPLTLAGERGIAAQYIEEKSVALAALIAPVPVRLVDERMSTVSASRSLGSAGRKAKQQRKVIDQAAAVEILQRALDAEERDGAPVGLSVIEEER, encoded by the coding sequence GTGGCTGACGCGCCCCGACTCGGGATCGACTGGGGCAAGGCCCGCATCGGGGTGGCCGCCGCAAACGCGGGCACCACGTTCGCCTACCCCGTCGAGACCGTGCAGGCGGGCCCGGACGAGGCGCGCCGCCTCGTCGCGCTCGTCGAGGAGTACCGGGCGGAGGTCGTCTACATCGGCCTTCCCCTGACCCTCGCGGGGGAGCGTGGCATCGCCGCGCAGTACATCGAGGAGAAGTCCGTCGCCCTCGCCGCCCTGATCGCACCGGTTCCGGTGCGTCTGGTCGACGAGAGGATGAGCACGGTTTCGGCATCGCGTAGCCTAGGAAGCGCGGGCCGCAAGGCCAAGCAACAGCGAAAAGTCATCGACCAGGCCGCCGCCGTGGAAATCCTGCAGCGCGCCCTGGACGCCGAGGAGCGTGACGGCGCACCTGTGGGGTTGAGTGTGATCGAGGAGGAACGGTGA
- the alaS gene encoding alanine--tRNA ligase, with the protein MKTSEIRSRFIDFFAKHDHVDVPSASLLYNDPTLLFVNAGMVPFKPYFLGDEPAPYARAVSAQKCVRTLDIDEVGKTTRHGTFFQMLGNFSFGDYFKEGAIRFAWDLVTGKEQDGGLGFDPEKVWVTALYGDQETIDLWLKVGIPRERIQERGLKDNYWHMGVPGPGGPCSEIYIDRGPEFGADGGPEADEDRFLEIWNLVFQQEELSAVRAKDDFDVLRPLPHKNIDTGAGLERIALLKQGVANMYEIDEVYPVIAKAAELSGRRYGDDPTDDVRFRVVADHVRSSLMLMTDGVTPGNEARGYVLRRLLRRVIRAMRLLGVNDPVLLELLPVSRDLMRVSYPDIDANWPRVAEAAEAEEKSFRRTLQSGTVMFDTAVDAAKGEHATTLSGDKAFQLHDTYGFPIDLTMEMAAEQGLTVDRAQFDALMKEQKERARADAKAKKGGAASLEAYRELREAGEVPFLGYTDLDVNTTVRGIVADGAAVDRALDGTTVEIVLRETPFYAESGGQDADRGVIVGDGFNLNVIDVQRPVPGLVVHRVEVLGELPLGATVDARVDAAARHGASQAHTATHIVHAALRELVGPTATQAGSYNKPGYMRFDFSATHGLSEALKAEIEGRSNEAIAANYAVSAQEMPLEEAKALGAMAMFGEKYPPLVRMVELAGPWSRELCGGTHVGTTAEIGMLNLLSESSIGSGVRRVEALVAGDAFSKFAAERALVTALTDTLRVQPDQVVGRVERLIGQLKDAEKQIAKLNAEKLLAGSAQLVQQAVDVNGVRYLGVATPGVGGGELRTLAMDLRDRLGSEPAVVALVGGADKPAALVATNAAARDLGLKAGQLISLASAALGGKGGGKDDLAQGGGTDASAAPQAIAAVRSALETRG; encoded by the coding sequence ATGAAGACCTCCGAGATCCGGAGCAGGTTCATCGACTTCTTCGCGAAGCATGACCACGTCGACGTGCCAAGCGCGTCGCTGCTGTACAACGACCCCACCCTGCTGTTCGTCAACGCAGGCATGGTGCCGTTCAAGCCCTACTTCCTCGGCGACGAGCCCGCCCCCTACGCCCGCGCCGTCTCCGCCCAGAAGTGCGTGCGCACGCTCGACATCGACGAGGTCGGCAAGACCACCCGGCACGGCACGTTCTTCCAGATGCTCGGCAACTTCTCCTTCGGCGACTACTTCAAGGAGGGCGCGATCCGCTTCGCCTGGGATCTCGTCACCGGCAAGGAGCAGGACGGCGGCCTCGGCTTCGACCCCGAAAAGGTCTGGGTGACGGCGCTGTACGGCGACCAGGAGACCATCGACCTGTGGCTGAAGGTCGGCATCCCGCGCGAGCGGATCCAGGAACGCGGCCTCAAGGACAACTACTGGCACATGGGCGTCCCCGGCCCCGGCGGGCCCTGCTCCGAGATCTACATCGACCGCGGGCCCGAGTTCGGCGCTGACGGCGGCCCCGAGGCCGACGAGGACCGCTTCCTCGAGATCTGGAACCTGGTCTTCCAGCAGGAGGAGCTCTCCGCGGTGCGCGCCAAGGACGACTTCGACGTGCTGCGCCCGCTCCCGCACAAGAACATCGACACCGGCGCGGGCCTGGAGCGCATCGCGCTGCTCAAGCAGGGCGTCGCCAACATGTACGAGATCGACGAGGTGTACCCCGTCATCGCCAAGGCGGCCGAACTGTCGGGCAGGCGCTACGGCGACGACCCGACTGACGACGTGCGCTTCCGCGTCGTCGCCGACCACGTCCGCTCGAGCCTGATGCTGATGACCGACGGCGTCACCCCCGGCAACGAGGCCCGCGGCTACGTGCTGCGCCGACTGCTGCGCCGCGTCATCCGCGCCATGCGCCTGCTCGGCGTCAACGATCCTGTGCTGCTCGAACTGCTGCCCGTCTCGCGGGACCTGATGCGCGTGTCGTACCCCGACATCGACGCCAACTGGCCGCGCGTCGCGGAGGCGGCCGAGGCGGAGGAGAAGTCCTTCCGCCGCACCCTGCAGTCGGGCACCGTCATGTTCGACACGGCGGTCGACGCCGCAAAGGGCGAGCACGCCACGACCCTGTCTGGCGACAAGGCGTTCCAGTTGCACGACACCTACGGCTTCCCGATCGACCTGACCATGGAGATGGCGGCCGAGCAGGGCCTCACCGTCGACCGTGCCCAGTTCGACGCGCTCATGAAGGAGCAGAAGGAGCGCGCCCGCGCCGACGCGAAGGCCAAGAAGGGCGGCGCCGCCAGCCTTGAGGCCTACCGCGAACTCCGCGAGGCGGGCGAGGTGCCGTTCCTCGGCTACACCGACCTCGACGTCAACACCACGGTGCGCGGCATCGTCGCCGACGGTGCCGCGGTCGACCGCGCTCTGGACGGCACCACCGTCGAGATCGTGCTGCGGGAGACCCCGTTCTACGCCGAGTCCGGCGGCCAGGACGCCGACCGCGGCGTCATCGTCGGCGACGGCTTCAACCTCAACGTGATCGACGTGCAGCGCCCCGTCCCCGGGCTGGTCGTGCACCGCGTCGAGGTGCTGGGCGAACTGCCGCTTGGTGCGACCGTCGACGCGCGGGTCGACGCCGCCGCCCGGCACGGCGCGAGCCAGGCGCACACTGCGACGCACATCGTGCACGCCGCGCTGCGCGAACTGGTCGGCCCGACGGCGACCCAGGCCGGCTCCTACAACAAGCCCGGCTACATGCGCTTCGACTTCTCCGCAACGCACGGCCTCAGCGAGGCGCTGAAGGCCGAGATCGAGGGCCGCTCCAACGAGGCGATCGCCGCCAACTACGCGGTCTCGGCGCAGGAGATGCCGCTAGAGGAGGCAAAGGCGCTCGGCGCGATGGCCATGTTCGGCGAGAAGTACCCGCCGCTGGTGCGGATGGTCGAGCTTGCCGGCCCATGGTCGCGCGAGTTGTGCGGCGGCACGCACGTCGGCACCACCGCCGAGATCGGCATGCTCAACCTGCTCAGCGAGTCCTCGATCGGCTCCGGTGTGCGCCGCGTCGAGGCGCTCGTCGCGGGCGACGCGTTCTCGAAGTTCGCGGCCGAGCGGGCGCTCGTCACCGCGCTCACTGACACGCTGCGCGTGCAGCCCGACCAGGTCGTCGGCCGCGTCGAGAGGCTGATCGGCCAACTCAAGGACGCCGAGAAGCAGATCGCCAAGCTGAACGCGGAGAAGCTGCTCGCCGGGTCGGCCCAGCTCGTCCAGCAGGCCGTCGACGTCAACGGGGTCCGCTACCTCGGCGTCGCGACCCCTGGCGTCGGGGGCGGCGAACTGCGCACGCTCGCGATGGACCTGCGCGACCGGCTCGGCTCCGAGCCCGCCGTCGTCGCGCTCGTCGGCGGGGCAGACAAGCCCGCCGCGCTGGTCGCCACCAACGCGGCCGCCCGCGACCTCGGCCTGAAGGCCGGTCAACTGATCTCGCTCGCCAGCGCCGCACTCGGCGGCAAGGGCGGCGGCAAGGACGATCTCGCCCAGGGCGGTGGCACCGACGCGTCGGCGGCCCCGCAGGCGATCGCGGCCGTCCGCTCGGCGCTGGAGACGCGTGGCTGA
- a CDS encoding DUF6167 family protein, translated as MSRFFWLLLGAGLAVFVVLRGRELMHRLTPQGISQQVEKKGHEAAASFGDFMGTFRSSMAQREAELRHELNIPANND; from the coding sequence ATGAGCCGCTTCTTCTGGCTGCTCCTCGGTGCGGGCCTTGCCGTGTTCGTGGTGCTCCGTGGCCGCGAACTGATGCACCGCCTCACCCCACAGGGCATCTCGCAGCAGGTGGAGAAGAAGGGCCACGAGGCCGCCGCCAGCTTCGGCGACTTCATGGGCACCTTCCGCTCCTCGATGGCCCAGCGGGAGGCCGAGCTCCGCCACGAGCTGAACATCCCCGCCAACAACGACTGA
- a CDS encoding DUF948 domain-containing protein — MTVGEIAGLIAAVALCVFVALAAVPLLKLGRTLDEVRLAVRDVGSNSVPILQELKGTVVATNDELAKLKVVTEDASRVSGHATVVSENAAQLSTLFAATLGGPLVKTAAFTYGVRQAFQGRKRVKR; from the coding sequence ATGACCGTTGGTGAAATCGCTGGCCTGATCGCGGCCGTGGCGCTCTGCGTCTTCGTCGCGCTCGCGGCCGTGCCCCTGCTCAAGCTCGGCCGAACCCTCGACGAGGTGCGACTCGCCGTGCGTGACGTCGGGAGCAACTCCGTGCCGATCCTGCAGGAGTTGAAGGGCACCGTCGTGGCCACCAACGACGAACTCGCAAAGCTCAAGGTCGTCACCGAGGACGCGTCGCGCGTCTCCGGGCACGCCACAGTGGTCAGCGAGAACGCCGCCCAACTCTCCACGCTGTTCGCCGCGACCCTCGGAGGCCCGCTCGTCAAGACCGCCGCCTTCACCTACGGCGTCCGGCAGGCCTTCCAGGGCCGGAAGCGGGTCAAGCGATGA